A window of the Dictyostelium discoideum AX4 chromosome 4 chromosome, whole genome shotgun sequence genome harbors these coding sequences:
- the 4cl3 gene encoding 4-coumarate-CoA ligase, translating into MIRIINGQTYFTSKYPNIIIPEKPIPHLILKHIRYKPDQVLLVDGLTFKEYSSHFVADTIEKVACGLNKLNIKKGDVLGVILPNLPEYVPIFHGTLLMGGITSLVNPDYTIEELSHTLATVSPRYLAVTLAVYEKIKNDLKRVFPSVEKVILVDIAGQTLKEIDQLTLSSDGIVMSFNQLTNNNGKDYPIVRIDLTKDTAIIPFSSGTTGLFKGVCLSHYNLVSNTYQTQTIETSTYKKNDSVIGVLPFFHSFGLMLHIMLMVKQGYRIVTLPKFEPVRFLELIKKYKVAMSFIVPPIAIMFAKSPIVDKFDLSSLRTLFCGAAPLGSEIEDLIKERFKGRLVIKQGYGATELSPCCFVTPNGLVKSGSSGTLLPNLLAKIISSETGENLGMGEKGEICIKGPNVMLGYYNNEKATNEVIDKDGFLKTGDIGYVDEDGYFFIIDRSKELIKCKGFQVPPAELEALLLSHPKVADACVVGLSKGDMGEVPRGFVVIKQNESLTEKELLDWAHPKIANYKHFRGGIFFIPAIPKSATGKLLRKNLKDFNNLKL; encoded by the exons ATGATTAGAATAATTAATGGACAAACTTATTTCACATCAAAATAcccaaatattataataccAGAGAAACCAATAccacatttaattttaaaacatataAGATATAAACCTGATCAAGTTTTATTAGTTGATGGTTTAACTTTTAAAGAATATTCTTCACATTTTGTCGCTGATACAATTGAAAag gtTGCATgtggtttaaataaattaaatattaaaaaaggtgATGTACTTGGAGTAATTCTACCAAATTTACCAGAATATGTACCAATATTTCATGGTACATTATTGATGGGAGGCATTACATCATTAGTTAATCCAGACTATACAATTGAAGAGTTATCACATACATTAGCAACAGTTTCACCAAGATATTTAGCAGTAACATTAGCAGTATatgaaaagattaaaaatgatttaaaaagagTTTTTCCAAGTGTTGAAAAAGTGATTTTAGTCGATATTGCAGGTCAaactttaaaagaaattgatcaattaaCTTTATCTAGTGATGGAATTGTAATGTCGTTTAATCAattaactaataataatggtaaagaTTACCCAATCGTTAGAATTGATCTAACGAAAGATACAGCTATTATTCCATTTTCAAGTGGCACAACTGGATTATTTAAAGGTGTTTGTTTAAGTCACTATAATCTAGTCTCAAATACATATCAAACTCAAACCATTGAAACATCAACCTATAAAAAGAATGATAGCGTTATTGGTGTCTTACCATTCTTTCATTCCTTTGGTTTAATGTTACACATAATGTTGATGGTGAAACAAGGTTATCGAATTGTTACCTTACCAAAATTCGAACCAGTTAGATTCttggaattaattaaaaagtatAAGGTTGCAATGTCATTCATTGTTCCACCGATTGCTATCATGTTTGCAAAATCACCAATCGTCGATAAATTTGATCTCTCAAGTTTACGTACACTATTTTGTGGTGCTGCTCCATTAGGTTCAGAGAttgaagatttaattaaagaaagatTCAAAGGCAGACTTGTAATTAAACAAGGTTATGGTGCTACCGAACTTAGTCCATGTTGTTTTGTAACCCCAAATGGATTAGTTAAATCGGGTTCCTCTGGTACCCTCTTACCCAATCTATTAGCTAAAATCATCTCTTCAGAGACTGGTGAGAATTTAGGTATGGGTGAAAAGGGTGAAATCTGTATTAAAGGTCCAAATGTTATGTTGGGTTATTATAACAATGAAAAGGCAACCAATGAAGTCATAGATAAAGATGGATTCTTAAAAACTGGTGATATTGGTTATGTTGATGAAGATGGTTATTTCTTTATCATCGATAGATCAAAGGAATTGATCAAATGTAAAGGTTTCCAAGTACCACCTGCTGAATTAGAAGCATTACTATTATCTCATCCAAAAGTTGCAGATGCCTGTGTAGTAGGTCTTTCAAAAGGTGATATGGGTGAAGTACCAAGAGGTTTCGTTGTTATTAAACAAAATGAATCTCTTACTGAAAAAGAACTCTTGGATTGGGCTCACCCAAAAATTGCAAATTATAAACATTTCAGAGGTGGTATCTTTTTCATACCTGCAATTCCTAAATCTGCAACTGGTAAACTATTACGTAAAAAtcttaaagattttaataatctaaaattataa
- the 4cl2 gene encoding 4-coumarate-CoA ligase, giving the protein MIRMIKGQIYFTSKYPNIIIPEKPIPHLILKHIRSKPDQVLLVDGLTFKEYSSHFVADTIEKVACGLNKLNIKKGDVLGVILPNLPEYVPIFHGTLLMGGITSLVNPDYTIEELSHTLATVSPRYLAVTLAVYEKIKNDLKRVFPSVEKVILVDIAGQTLKEIGQLTLSSDGIVMSFNQLINNNGKDYPIVRIDLKKDTAIIPFSSGTTGLFKGVCLSHHNLVSNTHQTQTVETTNYKKNDTVMGQLPFFHIYGLMTYLILMVKQGHCVVILPKFEFVRFLDLIQKYKVAISFIVPPIAIMFAKSPIVDKFDLSSLRTLFSGAAPLSREVEDLIKERFKGKLIIKQGYGATELSPACFVIPSGLIKSGSAGILLPNQLVKIISPETGENLGMGEKGEICIKGPNVMLGYYNNEKATNEVIDKDGFFKTGDIGYVDEDGYYFIVDRSKELIKCKGFQVPPAELEALLLSHPKVADACVVGLSKGDMGEVPRGFVVIKQNESLTEKELLDWAHPKIANYKHFRGGIFFIPAIPKSATGKLLRKNLKDINPPKL; this is encoded by the exons ATGATTAGAATGATTAAAGGACAAATTTATTTCACATCAAAATAcccaaatattataataccAGAGAAACCAATAccacatttaattttaaaacatattAGATCGAAACCTGATCAAGTTTTATTAGTTGATGGTTTAACTTTTAAAGAATATTCTTCACATTTTGTCGCTGATACAATTGAAAAG gTTGCATgtggtttaaataaattaaatattaaaaaaggtgATGTACTTGGAGTAATTCTACCAAATTTACCAGAATATGTACCAATATTTCATGGTACATTATTGATGGGAGGCATTACATCATTAGTTAATCCAGACTATACAATTGAAGAGCTATCACATACATTAGCAACAGTTTCACCAAGATATTTAGCAGTAACATTAGCAGTTTatgaaaagattaaaaatgatttaaaaagagTTTTTCCAAGTGTTGAAAAAGTGATTTTAGTAGATATTGCAGGTCAAACTTTAAAGGAAATTGGTCAATTAACTTTATCTAGTGATGGAATTGTAATGTCATTCAATCaactaattaataataatggtaaagaTTACCCAATCGTTAGAATTGACCTAAAGAAAGATACAGCTATTATTCCATTTTCAAGTGGTACAACTGGATTATTTAAAGGTGTTTGTTTAAGTCATCATAATCTCGTTTCCAATACACATCAAACTCAAACCGTTGAAACGACAAACTATAAAAAGAATGATACAGTTATGGGTCAACTACCATTTTTTCATATCTATGGCTTAATGACATACCTAATTTTGATGGTAAAACAAGGTCATTGTGTTGTTATCCTACCAAAATTTGAATTCGTTAGATTCTtggatttaattcaaaagtACAAGGTTGCAATTTCATTCATTGTTCCACCGATTGCTATCATGTTTGCAAAATCACCAATCGTCGATAAATTTGATCTCTCAAGTTTACGTACACTATTTAGTGGCGCTGCTCCATTAAGCAGAGAGGttgaagatttaattaaagaaagatTCAAAGGAAAACTCATAATTAAACAAGGTTATGGTGCTACCGAACTTAGTCCAGCCTGTTTTGTAATTCCAAGTGGACTAATTAAATCTGGTTCCGCTGGTATCCTCTTACCCAATCAATTGGTTAAAATCATCTCTCCAGAGACTGGTGAGAATTTAGGTATGGGTGAAAAGGGTGAAATCTGTATTAAAGGTCCAAATGTTATGTTGGGTTATTATAACAATGAAAAGGCAACCAATGAAGTCATAGATAAAGATGGATTCTTTAAAACTGGTGATATTGGTTATGTTGATGAAGATGGTTATTACTTTATCGTCGATAGATCAAAGGAATTGATCAAATGTAAAGGTTTCCAAGTACCACCTGCTGAATTAGAAGCATTACTATTATCTCATCCAAAAGTTGCAGATGCCTGTGTAGTAGGTCTTTCAAAAGGTGATATGGGTGAAGTACCAAGAGGTTTCGTTGTTATTAAACAAAATGAATCTCTAACCGAAAAAGAACTCTTGGATTGGGCTCATCCAAAAATTGCAAATTATAAACATTTCAGAGGTGGTATCTTTTTCATACCTGCAATTCCTAAATCTGCAACTGGTAAACTATTACGTAAAAATCTTAAAGATATTAATCCTccgaaattataa
- the 4cl1 gene encoding 4-coumarate-CoA ligase — MIIKVKGQTYFTSKYPNIIIPEKPVPQLILKHIRSKPDQVLLVDGLTFKEYSSHFVADTIEKVACGLNKLNIKKGDVLGVILPNLPEYVPIFHGTLLMGGITSLVNPDYTIEELSHTLATVSPRYLAVTLAVYEKIKNDLKRVFPSVEKVILVDIAGQTLKEIDQLTLSSDGIVMSFNQLINNNGKDYPIVRIDPKKDTAIIPFSSGTTGLFKGVCLSHHNIVSNTYQTQTIETSTYKKNDTVMGILPFFHIYGLMLFLMLMVKQGHRVVVLPKFEPVRFLELIQKYKVAISFIVPPVAIMFAKSPIVDKFDLSSLRTLFSGAAPLSSEVEDLIKERFKGRLVIKQGYGATELSPACFVIPSGLVKSGSAGILLPNQLAKIISPETGENLGMGEKGEICIKGPNVMLGYYNNEKATNEVIDKDGFLKTGDIGYVDEDGYYFIVDRSKELIKCKGFQVPPAELEALLLSHPKVADACVVGLSKGDMGEVPRGFVVIKQNESLTEKELLDWAHPKIANYKHFRGGIFFIPAIPKSATGKLLRKNLKDFNPPKL, encoded by the exons ATGATTATAAAAGTTAAAGGACAAACTTATTTCACATCAAAATAcccaaatattataataccAGAGAAACCAGTAccacaattaattttaaaacatattAGATCTAAACCTGATCAAGTTTTATTAGTTGATGGTTTAACTTTTAAAGAATATTCTTCACATTTTGTCGCTGATACAATTGAAAAG gTCGCATgtggtttaaataaattaaatattaaaaaaggtgATGTACTTGGAGTAATTCTACCAAATTTACCAGAATATGTACCAATATTTCATGGTACATTATTGATGGGAGGCATTACATCATTAGTTAATCCAGACTATACAATTGAAGAGTTATCACATACATTAGCAACAGTTTCACCAAGATATTTAGCAGTAACATTAGCAGTATatgaaaagattaaaaatgatttaaaaagagTTTTTCCAAGTGTTGAAAAAGTGATTTTAGTCGATATTGCAGGTCAaactttaaaagaaattgatcaattaaCTTTATCTAGTGATGGAATTGTAATGTCATTCAATCaactaattaataataatggtaaagaTTACCCAATCGTTAGAATTGACCCAAAGAAAGATACAGCTATTATTCCATTTTCAAGTGGTACAACTGGATTATTTAAAGGTGTTTGTTTAAGTCATCATAATATCGTTTCCAATACATATCAAACTCAAACCATTGAAACATCAACCTATAAAAAGAATGATACAGTTATGGGTATATTACCTTTCTTTCATATCTATGGTTTAATGTTATTCTTAATGTTGATGGTGAAACAAGGTCATCGTGTTGTTGTCTTACCAAAATTTGAACCAGTTAGATTCTTGGAGTTAATTCAAAAGTATAAGGTTGCAATTTCATTCATTGTTCCACCAGTTGCTATCATGTTTGCAAAATCACCAATCGTCGATAAATTTGATCTCTCAAGTTTACGTACACTATTTAGTGGTGCTGCTCCATTGAGTTCAGAGGttgaagatttaattaaagaaagatTCAAAGGCAGACTTGTAATTAAACAAGGTTATGGTGCTACCGAACTTAGTCCAGCCTGTTTTGTAATTCCAAGTGGATTAGTTAAATCTGGTTCCGCTGGTATCCTCTTACCCAATCAATTGGCTAAAATCATCTCTCCAGAGACTGGTGAGAATTTAGGTATGGGTGAAAAGGGTGAAATCTGTATTAAAGGTCCAAATGTTATGTTGGGTTATTATAACAATGAAAAGGCAACCAATGAAGTCATAGATAAAGATGGATTCTTAAAAACTGGTGATATTGGTTACGTCGATGAAGATGGTTATTACTTTATCGTCGATAGATCAAAGGAATTGATCAAATGTAAAGGTTTCCAAGTACCTCCTGCCGAATTGGAGGCATTACTATTATCTCATCCAAAAGTTGCAGATGCCTGTGTAGTAGGTCTTTCAAAAGGTGATATGGGTGAAGTACCAAGAGGTTTCGTTGTTATTAAACAAAATGAATCTCTAACCGAAAAAGAACTCTTAGATTGGGCCCATCCAAAAATTGCAAATTATAAACATTTCAGAGGTGGTATCTTTTTCATACCTGCAATTCCTAAATCTGCAACCGGTAAACTATTACGTAAAAAtcttaaagattttaatcctccaaaattataa
- the exoc4 gene encoding exocyst complex subunit 4 translates to MDDNEEKKLDENKISKVLSSIPEQYHKTSFQARRTALDYMRSSNRKELLNQIGDWLDEVNVETDNIVDVYFQGFNKSIHNYSRILEFMGTSHGNALLMSKEVEETNKLINFNGTGIERLWKRNLEYYYMIEILEKMEELKKVPDLLNKYIKGNHFVHAANILVNSISTLNERDLVNVNALMDLRQMLVEKKESFKDMLVEKLNDHIYLKTKSSLKAFEYDDENNLQSNFKKILLSNKNSNSNNSNNTFKSPLPPTTTSPFKPQFTGAFQTKASQEKAEKAAANLYNQERLSQSNQPEVLKLEEISKTSNSKEDLNIDPEQDGKLFMTLLVEALNVLEYLSPAVGLILGRISIELKTAITNSITLITNVYHSEGRVIPKMPGESSNSSNGSNGSNGGGNNSMNGSGGINGNGSTASSSSPTSSTSSNIGANGLSPSVLSKNSHIGSATFSNIDEYSAAFNFLTETFNRNDLLANQTHNIPLVDLLKMIFNKVNMVFKNHLQLSKIFNDAIRKSELKIRANKFDFKEETEGGGGDSDNDFEGTPKPTKLQKSKVEIADVYDASLVWEIIQKEIREMLRVHLQDTSSLLLSTKSRLNPDGTESNSGKSQRLFSFTNSIVTDNWNGSISPMVTTSPTSPNGTSGADAIDSNSGGPAVISIFKASQYNVTPIYPMIVKFTDHLDKTLRDRTGTPTTTKTTTTITTTTTNSYHNQNSKKGLLRLYIDDFVHRNFLQHIKNDYKDRFAHSIESTEAFKPLERYKLVFRLKETKPILNSTLQIFQFVIELFSDIVAMSHYVVEFGAIIQVSLLRYYEKCLSKFSQEIDPTLTNQLLNTDLYKYLLASLAVSSKKQDVAKFQDSREEEYEFKLESDLFNHPEKPVLKNQLILNIEKLTMLANMSHSLNWLADKIVQLLIVQEDQKEKYTQQQQQQQQQQQQVDSIKTPSKLNSGINSGGNSTASNKENNSTTTGSNNFIGTFNQMSAESIEALKTMEEPIKDIAQRFKDLSKRCLLALRIEYRIHCFYFLEGFKRAQYMCEEERTDPDSFIVELNKDLSASEEMMSIYLTSDKCNFLFSGIAKLIGKLLISKLVHVNSINDNGVAKLCKNVFTLQQNLSNIIVKREIFFDRIRQFYQALSAEDELLNYLLEKMSQPFFSLEEGKIIIDFLQRTKRISPNAILTLEAKYKNM, encoded by the exons atggaTGACAatgaagaaaagaaattagatGAAAATAAGATATCAAAGGTATTATCGAGTATACCCGAACAATATCATAAAACCTCATTTCAAGCAAGAAGAACTGCATTAGATTATATGAGATCATCAAATAGAAAAGAATTACTTAATCAAATTGGTGATTGGTTAGATGAAGTTAATGTTGAAACTGATAATATTGTTGATg tTTACTTTCAAGGATTCAATAAATCCATTCACAATTATTCTagaattttagaatttatgGGTACATCACATGGTAATGCTTTATTAATGAGTAAAGAAGTTGAAGAGACTAATAAacttatcaattttaatggtACAGGTATAGAAAGATTATGGAAAAGAAATttagaatattattatatgattgaaattttagagaaaat ggaagaattaaaaaaagtaccagatttattaaataaatatattaaaggAAATCATTTTGTACATGCAGCAAATATATTAgtaaattcaatatcaacTTTAAATGAAAGGGATCTTGTTAATGTTAATGCATTAATGGATCTTAGACAAATGTTAGTTGAAAAGAAAGAATCATTCAAAGATATGTTAGTTGAGAAATTAAATGaccatatttatttaaaaactaaatCATCTTTAAAAGCATTTgaatatgatgatgaaaataatttacaatcaaattttaagaaaattttattatc TAACAagaatagtaatagtaataatagtaataatacttttaaatcaccactaccaccgACTACGACATCACCATTTAAACCACAATTTACAGGTGCTTTTCAAACTAAAGCGAGTCAAGAAAAAGCTGAAAAAGCAGCTgcaaatttatataatcaaGAAAGATTATCACAATCTAATCAACCAGAAGTTTTAAAACTTGAAGAAATTTCTAAAACTTCAAAT agtaaagaagatttaaatattgatccAGAACAAGATGGAAAATTATTTATGACATTATTAGTTGAAGCATTGAATGTTTTAGAATATTTATCACCAGCGGTTGGTTTAATTTTAGGTagaatttcaattgaattaaagaCTGCAATTACAAATAGTATAACACTTATTACCAATGTATATCATAGTGAAGGTAGAGTTATACCAAAGATGCCTGGCGAATCATCaaatagtagtaatggtagtaatggtagcaatggtggtggtaataatagtatgaatggtagtggtggtataAATGGTAATGGTTCTACagcatcgtcatcatcaccaacatcctcaacatcatcaaatatTGGGGCTAATGGATTATCACCAAGTGTATTAAGTAAGAATTCACATATTGGTAGTGCAACATTTAGTAATATCGATGAATATTCAGCAGCATTCAATTTCTTGACTGAAACTTTCAATAGAAATGATTTATTAGCTAATCAAACTCACAATATACCATTGGTagatttattgaaaatgatattcAATAAAGTTAATATGGTTTTCAAGAATCATCTTCAATTaagtaaaatttttaatgatgCAATTAGAAAAagtgaattaaaaattcgtgcaaataaatttgattttaaagaagAAACTGagggtggtggtggtgattcCGATAATGATTTCGAAGGTACACCAAAACCAACTAAACttcaaaaatcaaaagttGAAATTGCAGATGTTTATGATGCATCATTAGTTTGGGAAATCATTCAAAAAGAGATTAGAGAAATGTTAAGAGTTCATTTACAAGATACATCaagtttattattaagtACAAAGAGTAGATTAAATCCAGATGGTACTGAATCAAATAGTGGTAAGTCTCAAAGACTATTTAGTtttacaaattcaattgtTACTGATAATTGGAATGGTTCAATTAGTCCAATGGTAACAACTTCACCAACTTCACCAAATGGTACTTCAGGTGCTGATGCTATTGATTCAAATAGTGGTGGTCCTGCTGTAATTAGTATATTTAAAGCTTCACAATATAATGTTACACCAATTTATCCAATGATTGTCAAGTTTACTGACCATTTAGATAAAACCCTTAGAGATAGAACTGGTACACCAACAACTACtaaaaccaccaccaccattactactactactacaaatAGTTATCATAAtcaaaatagtaaaaaaggTTTATTAAGATTATATATAGATGATTTTGTTCATAGAAACTTTTTACAACATATAAAGAATGATTATAAGGATAGATTCGCTCATTCAATTGAAAGTACAGAAGCATTCAAACCATTGGAAAGATATAAATTAGTATTTAGATTAAAAGAAActaaaccaattttaaatagtaccttacaaatatttcaatttgttATTGAACTTTTCTCTGATATTGTGGCTATGAGTCATTATGTCGTAGAGTTTGGTGCAATCATTCAAGTATCACTCTTAAGATATTATGAAAAATGTTTAAGTAAATTCAGTCAAGAAATAGATCCAACATTAACTAATCAACTATTGAATACAGATCTCTATAAATATCTATTAGCATCATTAGCTGTAAGTTCAAAGAAACAAGATGTTGCTAAATTTCAAGATTCAAGAGAGGAAgaatatgaatttaaattagagTCTGATTTATTCAATCATCCTGAAAAACCAgttttaaagaatcaattaattttaaatattgaaaaattaacaatGTTGGCCAATATGAGTCATAGTTTAAATTGGTTAGCTGATAAAAttgttcaattattaattgttcaaGAAgatcaaaaagaaaaatatacacaacaacaacagcaacaacaacaacagcaacaacaagtTGATTCTATTAAAACACCATCGAAATTAAATAGTGGTAttaatagtggtggtaatagtaCAGCAagtaataaagaaaataatagtacAACTACtggtagtaataattttataggTACATTTAATCAAATGTCAGCAGAATCAATTGAAGCATTGAAAACAATGGAAGAACCAATTAAGGATATTGCACAaagatttaaagatttatcaaaACGTTGTTTATTAGCATTACGTATTGAATATCGTATTCAttgtttttactttttaGAAGGATTTAAGAGAGCTCAATATATGTGTGAAGAGGAAAGAACTGATCCTGATTCATTCATTGTTGAATTGAATAAAGATTTATCAGCAAGTGAAGAAATGATGtcaatttatttaacaaGTGATAAATGTAATTTCTTATTTAGTGGTATTGcaaaattaattggtaaattattaatctCGAAATTGGTACATGTCAATTCAATCAATGATAATGGTGTTGCTAAACTTTGTAAAAATGTGTTCACACTTCAACAGAATCTTTCAAATATCATTGTAAAACGTGAGATTTTCTTTGACCGTATTCGTCAATTTTATCAAGCCCTTTCCGCAGaggatgaattattaaattatcttttagAGAAAATGAGTCAACCTTTCTTTTCTCTAGAAGAAGGTAAAATCATTATTGATTTCTTACaaagaacaaaaagaatTTCTCCAAATGCAATTTTAACTTTAGAagcaaaatataaaaatatgtaa